The Spea bombifrons isolate aSpeBom1 chromosome 4, aSpeBom1.2.pri, whole genome shotgun sequence genome segment TAGGAGTCCTCtcattctcccccccccctgtagTTCTACAGGTCTCTGAACATTCGCATAGCCCTTGTGGGTCTGGAGATCTGGTCTAATGGAGACAAGTGCAACGTTTCTGAGAATCCATACAGCACCCTACGTGCCTTCCTGTCATGGAGAAGAAAACTTCTGAAACAAATCCCTCATGACAACGCTCAACTAATAACGTGAGAAcaattctctctttttttttattgaggatGCTGTAGAAGCTGGCCCTTTGACTCTTTGTCTCTGTTGCCGTCTTTCTCTCCCGTAGGGGACGCGCCTTCCAAGGGACGACCATCGGACTGGCGCCTCTACAGGCCATGTGTTCCTCGTATCAGTCCGGTGGAGTCAACATGGTGAGATGAATTCTAGGATGATGGGTTTTATTTTTGGGTAAATGGGTAATAAAAGGTGTATTCCAGGTGCCCATAGGTACCTTTTCTTAGCCAATAGGCCGAAAATCTCAGATTGGACCGGTTTTAACTTTTGATTTGCAATTCCAGGATCATTCTGATAATGCGATTGGTGTGGCAGCCACAATGGCCCATGAAATCGGCCATAACTTTGGGATGAGCCACGACGCTGCCGGTTGCTGTACAGCTAGACCAGAGGATGGGGGGTGCATTATGGCGGCTGCTACCGGGTGAGCCCTGGTGATCTACAGCAATCTTCCATTTCATTCATTCAACCGACCCTGGGTATATAATTCAATccacaaatatttaaagggacacgacaaagaaaagaaaacaaacaatgtgATCCAGTTGATCTTTAATTCTGGTTTAAGATCCCCCTAAACAACTTTACGAATTAAGTGATTTCTTATCAGTACAGCACGGCTGAAATCCTCTTCCTGGTGTGCGTCTTCTGGGTGCAAATCCCcatgcccctttttcctcccctgatgcccctcttttctaggagctcggaatgtttgttGTGTCAGTTAAGTACATTGGTTATAATTCCTTATGCTAAGAGTTTTCTGCGCGTTGTACCCAGACACCCGTTCCCCAAGACATTCAATGCGTGTAACCGACGGGAGTTGAATCTGTTTCTCCGCTCCGGCGGCGGCATGTGTCTCGGCAACGCGCCCGACACCAAGACTCTGTATGGGGGTGTGAGGTGCGGAAATGGATTCCTGGAAGAAGGGGAGCAGTGTGACTGCGGGGACCTTGAGGTGAGGCATGGCATGGGGTGTTTGGAGCAGAATATGGAAGCATGGGAGCAGACCACGTGACGTTTCATGCTTTTCATTCCCTATTGACCTCATATTTgacttttgtcctttttttagcAATGCAATAACCCCTGCTGTAACGCTACAACCTGCACCCTGACGCCCGGGGCTGATTGCGCGCATGGGACCTGCTGCCATCAATGCAAAGTGAGGAGTGGATACATATTATTgaacaatagtaataattattacCTCAGCTGGCCATCAGTAATCTAACTACACCAAATAACGTTCTACTAGACACGTTTTATGGCAACTAAAAGTTGCCATTGGCCTTCAGTAACCATCTGTGTGTCTCTATGTTCACCCGAGGGCCTGTCAAGGAAAGCCAATGGCTACATGAAAAAAGCCACTCCGTATTTAGGAAAATAAATTTACCCTTAGCACAGGAATGCTAACCCTGGTGTATTTCACTCCTGCCCAGCTAAGGCCACCAGGGTTTCCATGCCGGAAGCCATCCCGACCCTGTGACCTCCCTGAGTTCTGCACCGGACGATCTGCGGTCTGTCCCCAAAACTCCTTCCAGCTGGACGGGACGTCCTGCCACGGAGGACAAGCTTTCTGCTACAACGGGAGGTGCCTTACCCACCAAGAACAGTGCCGTCAGCTCTGGGGAAAAGGTGAGACAACctaaaaatgtagattttacTATCACAGCCGGCTACGTGTATCATGACAAGATGTTATATGGGGTCAAAGGGGATAAAATTTCCTGggccaatataaaaaaatatagaatctCGTAAGCCTCAGGGACCTCCAAAGAAGActtgaggtcctgaaagcttataaGTGTATAGTTTTGGCCCAATATCAGTCGGTATCAGTTTCAACCAAAGACTCCAtgttctcttggaccaatacgCCTTTGGCCATTTTCTTTGCCTATCATTATTCCGTAATGTCGTTTATGTTTCCTCTATGTTAACAATATCCTTTTTTGTGCGTTTTAGGTGCACGCTCTGCACCGGATGCGTGCTATCAAATGATCAATGCTGCCGGAGACCAGTATGGGAATTGTGGACGAGACTTGAGCGGGGAATATCGGAAGTGCGAAGCCAAGTGAGTCATCCAAGCCCctaattagtgtttttttttctcattattagGATGTCTTAGTTGTTATTGTCATCTTCAttatttgtttaaccccttaatgacaaagcccgtacatgtatgggctcaaaatgcattgttttcaatgggtttagggaccgcccattcgCCATAACTGGATTTATGAAGGatgtatttcaaaggaggagaaaggcCAGAAAAAGAGATAATTGTCCAAAACTAGAAGATCAGAGACGGAGGTGTTATGTAAATACTTACTTCTTCCATGAGAGGGTGGAAGACATTCATAGATTGAATTTAAGCATAAATAGGATAAGTAGAaagaatataagacaaagaccaAGGACCAAGTAGGTTTGAGGTCTCACAGCAGGTATAAAAAGGGGACTTGATTGTTGAAaaagttcttatctgccatcaaattctatgttctgTTCTAAAACACAAGGTGCTCAAGGTTATCTTATTCCGATATGGTTTCTATAGGTATggggtttcatatatatatatatatatggggtttAGACAGACATCACCATTAGACTGCTCCCTTATTTTCAGAGATGCCAGGTGTGGGAAGGTCCAGTGTCAGACTTCAGCCGCAAAGCCGCTTGAGAACAACGCTGTGGCAATAGACACGACGATCACTATGGACGGCCGGCAGGTGCTGTGCCGAGGGACCCATTTTTACAGGGCTTCTGAGGAAGAAGACACAATGGATCCAGGCCTTGTGCTCACTGGAACTAAATGTGGAGAGAACCAAGTAAGATCTGCGCCTACTAGGACATAATATAACCTCACGTGCTTCCTTATTTTGTTCCTTTGGAACATTTTGGGTCATTCGAGCTTGATtctgacctttttttttcttgggttcCTTGTGGTAATAATAGCTTGTGTCTCCATACAGATTTGCTTCGATGGGCAGTGCAGAAACACGTCTTTCCTGCAAGCCGATGAGTGTGCCAAAAAATGCCACGGCAACGGGGTAAGGTTTTCTATGGAAAGGGGTAGGAAACCAGCAGCTCTTAAGTCCaactacaactcctatgatCCACcgcaagctttaaaaaaaacagttgtaaCTTGTAATTGAAGAAAAAACTTGGAAAAGAAAGGTTTTGCATCCCAAGCCCGGGCGGGAAGGAAAAATGGTCATTTCTGAAAACAGGTGGAAAATTGTACTTTCCGCCCAGGAAAActcttgtggaaaaaaaaatctcgttTCCGCTTCTGAGTTTCCGTCGGTGTATACATCACGAGCGGTGTGACTTACATCACATGaccatttttatgtttcttccAGGTTTGCAACAATAACCAAAACTGTCACTGTTTCCCTGGCTGGCAACCCCCGTACTGTAACCAAACGGGTAATGGCGGCAGCATGGACAGCGGCCCTGTTCCTGCAGAAAGTAAGGCCACCGGGCTTCGGCTGCATGGGTGGATATGGTCGTCGCATGCCACAAAATCAACCCTGACACACATTGTCTTAATGTCTCTCGCCAGGACCAGTGGCTGTGGCTCTATGGACATTCATGACCATAGCATTACTGGCCGGGATGGCCTTCTCCGTGTCCATATATCGCTACAAACACAGGGCCAAACACAGATCGACCAAGCCTGATTGGCCACCTGCCACAGGATCGTTGTCCAAAAGGTATGTGTGGACCTCTCAATGCAGActtagatgggccgaatggttcttatccgccATAAAATTCTATGTTGGAACTTATTATCTGGAAGCATCGGTGGGTTTTAGCTTTTCTTGAGAAACACGGAAGGTCCCCCATTttgccgtaaaaaaaaaaagcagccactTGCTCATCCATAACAACGTCATCCATGGTAACCGCTGTagataattttaatgtttccatTTACAGTGATAGCCAAGAAAAACCCAACTTGGACTCTTCTTACAGACAGAGACCTCAAGAGCAGAGTGTAAGTTTCCGAGGTGGTTGCGGTGCTCTTGGTGACGGTGGTGGGGCGGTTGAGGACACGGCTGTACTTCAAAGGTTCCTCGATGATTATGATGCTAGAATGTTGTAGAAAGTGTCAGCAGCAAACCAAATTGAAACtagaaaatagtttatttttctttatttgttcaAAGCacagattttttgtttaaagcccTGATGCTGGTGTCCAGTAAGGGCCACTAGAGACCCCAGTCCTAATCTTCCTGGGTTGTGCTCCATGAAGAGAAAGAAGACTCCTTTCTTCCCTCCACAGCCCCAAAGGGCTACAGGAGGGGCAACTCTTCTTGGTCCTTCCCAAGGAGTCTTCTGAGAGAAGGTGTAGCCCAAAAGCCCCCTCgccaaaaaaaaggaatatttaagGTATCCTGTTCCACAGCGGCCATTTTTGGTGAT includes the following:
- the ADAM19 gene encoding disintegrin and metalloproteinase domain-containing protein 19, producing the protein MAGAAGLGGTRGVWMRVAVVMLLTPAVLNGPGSHTQPSHLKKVLPHAAIIQPQWLQPNTERVRLGDKHPARVELLVTVERRDLILSLRRNQQLINPNYTETHYGLTDAPIIRTPNMTEHCYYHGDVRGEVDSSAVISTCSGIRGLITLSANQSYVVEPLPGEDGSHVIYKAELLDLGEMRCGHPAPGNFSALTSHAGEHHQRVKREDPEGDRCVELYLVADYAEFQKHNSDLEQTQRKMLEVTNYIDKFYRSLNIRIALVGLEIWSNGDKCNVSENPYSTLRAFLSWRRKLLKQIPHDNAQLITGRAFQGTTIGLAPLQAMCSSYQSGGVNMDHSDNAIGVAATMAHEIGHNFGMSHDAAGCCTARPEDGGCIMAAATGHPFPKTFNACNRRELNLFLRSGGGMCLGNAPDTKTLYGGVRCGNGFLEEGEQCDCGDLEQCNNPCCNATTCTLTPGADCAHGTCCHQCKLRPPGFPCRKPSRPCDLPEFCTGRSAVCPQNSFQLDGTSCHGGQAFCYNGRCLTHQEQCRQLWGKGARSAPDACYQMINAAGDQYGNCGRDLSGEYRKCEAKDARCGKVQCQTSAAKPLENNAVAIDTTITMDGRQVLCRGTHFYRASEEEDTMDPGLVLTGTKCGENQICFDGQCRNTSFLQADECAKKCHGNGVCNNNQNCHCFPGWQPPYCNQTGNGGSMDSGPVPAERPVAVALWTFMTIALLAGMAFSVSIYRYKHRAKHRSTKPDWPPATGSLSKSDSQEKPNLDSSYRQRPQEQSCSKSPVTSHYNLKEGSRTSIGHQPRQPEGGATKPAGPIRIPPPSRPAPPPPVHPKISDPPRRAPPVPPNRTRHAAAIQKIS